The Fusobacterium sp. DD2 genome contains a region encoding:
- the dapF gene encoding diaminopimelate epimerase — protein MKFTKLQGAGNDFILINGFVEKSDKWNETAKKVCDRHFGIGADGMIFCSESKIADVKMNFYNSDGTRAEMCGNGIRCFTKFVYDEKIVDKKKIAVETDAGIKVVKLQCNDKDEVVNLEVELNKMNFKASDVPCLASKEEALEEKITVDGKEIVFSSVLVGVPHTVVFLDNFTDVDIEDLGRKIENNPVFPRKTNVNFVKVIDDNTLQIKTWERGAGRTLGCGTGSSSSAGVAHRLGKMKGNKIKTISDGGVLFVEVKDDYFLILSGKAETICRGEFLK, from the coding sequence ATGAAATTTACAAAATTACAAGGTGCAGGAAATGATTTTATATTAATCAATGGATTTGTTGAAAAAAGTGATAAGTGGAATGAAACTGCAAAAAAGGTATGTGATAGACATTTTGGTATTGGTGCAGATGGGATGATATTCTGTAGTGAAAGTAAAATAGCTGATGTAAAAATGAATTTTTACAATTCAGATGGAACCAGAGCTGAAATGTGTGGTAATGGAATCAGATGTTTTACAAAATTTGTTTATGATGAAAAAATTGTTGATAAAAAAAAGATAGCTGTTGAAACAGACGCAGGTATTAAAGTGGTAAAACTTCAATGTAATGATAAAGATGAAGTGGTAAATCTTGAAGTTGAACTTAATAAAATGAATTTTAAAGCAAGTGATGTTCCTTGTTTAGCTAGTAAAGAGGAAGCGTTAGAGGAGAAAATAACAGTTGATGGGAAAGAGATTGTATTTTCAAGTGTATTAGTTGGTGTCCCACATACTGTAGTATTTTTAGATAATTTTACAGATGTAGATATAGAAGATTTAGGTAGAAAAATAGAAAATAATCCTGTATTTCCAAGAAAAACCAATGTGAACTTTGTTAAAGTAATTGATGATAATACTTTACAGATAAAAACTTGGGAAAGAGGAGCTGGAAGAACACTTGGATGTGGTACAGGAAGCAGTTCATCTGCTGGTGTAGCTCATAGACTTGGAAAAATGAAAGGTAATAAGATAAAAACAATCTCTGATGGAGGGGTTTTATTTGTAGAGGTTAAAGATGATTATTTTTTGATATTATCTGGAAAAGCTGAAACAATATGCAGAGGAGAATTTTTAAAATAA